The proteins below come from a single Methanothrix thermoacetophila PT genomic window:
- the cfbE gene encoding coenzyme F430 synthase, translating to MHCGSRLSEGQRELLGPVAVLDSIHGAGIIASRLRELGIDAEALEVYHSNHSVERFSLVVAPVHLSPQNSSLSEARRLRKRIISHHRAVGMILGERDFRAVEITGTRGKTTTALLLALMLSHDMRVVSHTTSGIELWNRGRRSLIRSGLSITPGNLIAAHQIASEERADFLISEVSLGGTGAFDVGIITSLAGDYLIAGGSMWASTAKLQMLSLSDPDARIVANTDAKLSADITFGHGGDVRICRRSAEIRGRSLPLSLDEALDLPAYSDGIAGALAAAISIGVNVKDAADALEGFQGFEGRMARYQLDGVSVTDNSNSGLKVSGIERALDLASGGRTCLVAGEDAESVCEGLDIDALLKMIKSRRNEIDELVLVGRRLEPYAQQLGGCTARNFQEGLEVARRLVSAGDHLVLCVKCFR from the coding sequence ATGCATTGCGGATCTCGCCTATCGGAGGGCCAGAGAGAGCTTCTAGGGCCGGTGGCCGTCCTCGACTCGATACATGGCGCAGGGATCATAGCATCGAGGCTCAGAGAGCTCGGCATCGATGCAGAGGCGCTAGAGGTATACCACAGCAATCACAGCGTGGAGAGGTTCTCGCTCGTTGTTGCTCCCGTGCACCTCTCCCCTCAGAACAGCTCACTGTCAGAGGCCAGACGGCTTCGAAAGAGGATCATATCGCATCACAGAGCAGTGGGGATGATCCTGGGCGAGCGGGACTTCAGGGCTGTTGAGATAACGGGGACGAGGGGGAAGACAACCACCGCCCTCCTGCTGGCGCTTATGCTCTCGCACGATATGCGCGTCGTCTCGCACACCACCAGCGGAATCGAGCTCTGGAACCGCGGGAGAAGATCGCTCATCAGATCCGGCCTGAGCATAACCCCCGGGAATCTCATAGCAGCTCATCAGATCGCATCAGAGGAGAGAGCTGATTTTCTGATCTCAGAGGTATCACTCGGTGGCACCGGAGCATTTGATGTGGGGATTATAACAAGCCTCGCAGGAGACTACCTCATAGCAGGCGGGTCGATGTGGGCGAGCACCGCCAAGCTCCAGATGCTCTCTCTCTCAGATCCGGATGCGAGGATCGTGGCGAACACGGATGCGAAGCTCTCTGCTGATATCACATTTGGCCATGGCGGTGATGTGAGGATCTGCAGGAGATCTGCTGAGATCAGGGGGAGATCGCTTCCCCTGTCGCTGGACGAAGCGCTGGATCTTCCCGCATATTCCGATGGGATCGCAGGTGCGCTGGCAGCCGCCATCTCGATTGGAGTGAATGTAAAGGATGCGGCGGATGCCCTTGAGGGCTTCCAGGGCTTCGAGGGCCGGATGGCGCGGTATCAGCTCGATGGTGTCAGCGTCACCGATAACTCGAACTCCGGGCTGAAGGTCTCAGGCATCGAAAGGGCGCTCGATCTCGCCTCTGGTGGTCGCACATGTCTCGTTGCGGGAGAGGATGCAGAGAGCGTCTGCGAGGGTCTGGATATTGATGCCCTTTTGAAGATGATCAAGTCGAGAAGGAATGAGATAGACGAGCTCGTGCTGGTCGGAAGGAGGCTTGAGCCGTACGCCCAACAGCTCGGAGGATGCACGGCACGCAACTTCCAGGAGGGGCTCGAGGTCGCTCGCAGACTCGTCTCCGCGGGGGACCATCTGGTTTTATGTGTTAAATGCTTCAGGTGA
- the cfbD gene encoding Ni-sirohydrochlorin a,c-diamide reductive cyclase catalytic subunit, translating to MSTEVQVIHPRPSSIVAALYTLRDLGVDVIILHGPSGCCFKHARLLEEDGVRVLTTGLDEKGFVFGGQEQLVRLLRRAVELFHPKIIAVAGTCSSMIIGEDLHKAVVEANIGVPVIEAEVHAGYRDNTKGVIITLEAARDAGIIDDQELNRQKKLLEKATEIERLYGAASSEYLPPERGDVKFVVASRLLDLLMEGKRGLNILNAKKETAYMFADINLSLIEVARALGCEEKIRTLANLDSVVGLPKVRRDAGNIAGALMERGMNFEITGGLDEYPVSGERIADMIEGEAYDFAVISGVPHAIPIDALGGMELFSITNGPRQVRPLRDMGHHHVVVEIDLHPKTMGVSTIVESEFGATLREIARRRGVL from the coding sequence ATGAGTACAGAAGTTCAGGTTATTCACCCACGCCCCAGCTCGATAGTGGCGGCCCTTTACACCCTGCGTGATCTCGGCGTGGATGTGATCATACTCCACGGCCCCAGCGGATGCTGCTTCAAGCACGCGAGGTTGCTGGAGGAGGATGGTGTCAGGGTTCTGACCACAGGCCTCGATGAGAAGGGCTTCGTCTTCGGAGGGCAGGAGCAGCTTGTGAGGCTCCTGAGAAGAGCTGTGGAGCTGTTCCATCCGAAGATCATAGCTGTCGCTGGAACATGCAGCAGCATGATCATAGGCGAGGATCTGCACAAGGCTGTGGTGGAGGCGAATATCGGCGTCCCAGTGATAGAGGCTGAGGTTCACGCCGGATACAGAGACAACACAAAGGGCGTGATCATAACACTTGAGGCGGCAAGGGATGCTGGAATAATAGATGATCAAGAGCTCAATCGACAGAAAAAGCTCCTGGAGAAGGCGACGGAGATAGAGAGGCTTTATGGGGCAGCGAGCAGCGAGTACCTGCCTCCCGAGAGGGGCGATGTCAAGTTCGTCGTTGCCTCGAGGCTCCTGGATCTTCTCATGGAGGGCAAGCGCGGGCTCAACATACTCAACGCGAAGAAGGAGACCGCGTACATGTTCGCGGACATCAACCTCTCTCTCATAGAGGTCGCCAGGGCGCTGGGGTGTGAGGAGAAAATAAGAACTCTGGCGAACCTAGACTCTGTTGTTGGCCTGCCAAAGGTGAGGAGGGATGCAGGGAACATAGCAGGCGCTCTCATGGAGAGAGGGATGAACTTCGAGATCACAGGAGGTCTTGATGAATATCCAGTCTCGGGAGAGCGCATCGCAGATATGATTGAGGGGGAGGCGTACGACTTCGCCGTGATCTCCGGCGTTCCGCATGCGATACCGATCGATGCGCTTGGCGGAATGGAGCTCTTCTCGATAACAAACGGCCCACGCCAGGTCAGGCCTCTGAGGGATATGGGCCATCACCATGTTGTGGTGGAGATAGATCTTCACCCCAAGACGATGGGCGTCAGCACCATCGTCGAGTCCGAGTTCGGCGCCACGCTGAGGGAGATCGCGAGGAGAAGAGGGGTTCTGTGA
- a CDS encoding YunC family protein produces MIHEIVQLSRKVADGYVISLGSLKLVCAVTDRGMVGCGAYDVSALDRHGYPAARVRSSTGGLIATVDDLLRGEVFEANSAARKLGIKEGMSGREALEHL; encoded by the coding sequence TTGATTCACGAGATAGTCCAGCTAAGCAGGAAGGTCGCGGACGGCTACGTGATAAGTCTTGGATCTCTCAAGCTGGTGTGCGCGGTCACTGATCGTGGGATGGTGGGTTGCGGCGCATATGATGTCAGCGCCCTCGATCGGCACGGCTATCCAGCAGCGAGGGTGAGGTCGAGCACCGGAGGTCTGATAGCAACCGTGGATGATCTCCTGAGGGGAGAGGTATTCGAGGCGAACAGCGCGGCCAGAAAGCTCGGCATAAAAGAGGGTATGTCAGGACGCGAGGCGCTCGAGCATCTGTAG